A region of the Caviibacter abscessus genome:
AATTAATGTTACTTATGGAATTGGAATAGAAGAACATGACACAGAAGGTAGAGTAATTACGCTTGAATACCCTACTTATTATTTCATAACCGTATATACTCCAAATTCAAAAACTGAACTTGAAAGACTTGATTATAGAATGATATGGGAAGATGAGTTTAGAAATTATTTAAATAAGCTTAATGAAAATAAACCAGTTATTGTTTGTGGAGATTTAAATGTAGCACATAAGGAAATTGATTTAAAAAATCCAAAAACAAATACCAGAAGTGCTGGATTTACTATTGAAGAAAGAACAAAATTTACAAAACTTCTTGAAAATGGATATACAGATACATTCCGATACTTTTATCCAGATAAAGAACAAATTTATTCTTGGTGGTCTTACAGAATGAGAGCAAGAGAAAAAAATACAGGCTGGAGAATTGATTACTTCATAACTTCTAATAGTCTTAATTCTAATTTAATTGATGCTAAAATACTAACTGATGTTATGGGATCTGATCATTGTCCTGTTGAACTTATAATAAGTCTTGACAATTTATCATAAATTTAATAAAATTATATTACATAAATAAACAAGGTGCCTGGGTGGCGAAATGGTATACGCATCAGACTCAAAATCTGACGGAGAAATCCATAAGGGTTCGAGTC
Encoded here:
- a CDS encoding exodeoxyribonuclease III, with the translated sequence MKKLVSWNVNGFRAVLTKGFMEFLKKENPDIIGLQEIKLQDGQIDFPLENYYTYWNYAQKKGYSGTAVFTKEKPINVTYGIGIEEHDTEGRVITLEYPTYYFITVYTPNSKTELERLDYRMIWEDEFRNYLNKLNENKPVIVCGDLNVAHKEIDLKNPKTNTRSAGFTIEERTKFTKLLENGYTDTFRYFYPDKEQIYSWWSYRMRAREKNTGWRIDYFITSNSLNSNLIDAKILTDVMGSDHCPVELIISLDNLS